The Aeromicrobium sp. Leaf245 genome includes a region encoding these proteins:
- a CDS encoding DUF3152 domain-containing protein, with the protein MTEREPDPSRRASSTAVGRHRAARQRAMRRRRRRAAALGGSVLVTLVVVVLAAVRPSSDEPAASAATNVSWADDAVMPTLTPAPKPTPTRTTPAPEPTDFPQSGEGTFATAAVADVAGAGSGRNRRYSVEVEAGLPQDPDRFARQVAQVLGDERGWRSDGWSFEQVEGGGDFQVMLASPDTVDRLCAPLLTRGEVSCRSGSRVVLNVKRWALGVQYYGDDLSGYRTYLVNHEVGHALGKYHVGCPAPGAKAPVMLQQTKGLQGCVKNPWP; encoded by the coding sequence GTGACAGAGCGCGAGCCCGACCCCTCGCGCCGCGCGAGCTCCACCGCCGTGGGTCGCCACCGCGCGGCGAGGCAGCGTGCCATGCGTCGACGTCGCCGCCGTGCGGCAGCGCTCGGCGGATCGGTGCTCGTCACGCTCGTCGTGGTGGTGCTGGCCGCCGTCCGTCCGTCGTCGGACGAGCCCGCCGCCTCGGCCGCCACGAACGTGTCGTGGGCCGACGACGCCGTCATGCCGACGCTGACACCGGCGCCGAAGCCCACCCCCACGAGGACCACACCCGCTCCGGAGCCGACCGACTTCCCGCAGAGCGGCGAGGGCACGTTCGCCACGGCCGCGGTCGCCGACGTGGCGGGGGCCGGCTCCGGTCGTAACCGACGCTACTCGGTGGAGGTCGAGGCAGGCCTGCCCCAGGACCCCGACCGCTTCGCCCGCCAGGTCGCACAGGTGCTCGGCGACGAGCGCGGCTGGCGCTCCGACGGCTGGTCGTTCGAGCAGGTCGAGGGCGGGGGCGACTTCCAGGTGATGCTGGCGAGCCCCGACACCGTCGACCGGCTGTGCGCCCCGCTGCTGACCCGGGGCGAGGTGTCGTGCCGCAGCGGCTCGCGGGTCGTGCTCAACGTCAAGCGCTGGGCGCTGGGCGTCCAGTACTACGGCGACGACCTCAGCGGCTACCGCACCTACCTCGTGAACCACGAGGTCGGGCACGCCCTCGGCAAGTACCACGTCGGCTGCCCGGCACCCGGGGCGAAGGCGCCCGTCATGCTGCAGCAGACCAAGGGCCTGCAGGGCTGCGTGAAGAACCCCTGGCCGTAG
- a CDS encoding pirin family protein, giving the protein MSNTETSPDELVCGEDSAAELQVLTPRDVPLGGPRAMTVRRTLPQRQRSLIGAWCFLDHYGPDDVSESGGMDVPPHPHTGLQTVSWLFSGTIEHRDSAGFHADVRPGELNLMTSGRGISHSERSTHDTTVLHGAQLWVALPQEARFVDKTFEHYAPPTLEGSSDGGSWRAQVFLGSLLGSTSPISTHTPLLGAELRLDAGTVLQLDVDPTFEHGVLVDTGAVLADADPIAKDELGYLAPGRDRITLRASEDSRVLLIGGPPFGEQIVMWWNFVGRSHDDVVEYRAAWMDEIDGKAAGASSDGPYGLPEGDPERALPAPELPNARIRPRS; this is encoded by the coding sequence ATGAGCAACACCGAGACATCGCCCGACGAGCTGGTGTGCGGCGAGGACTCCGCCGCCGAGCTGCAGGTCCTCACCCCGCGCGACGTGCCGCTCGGCGGGCCGCGCGCGATGACCGTGCGCCGCACGCTGCCCCAGCGTCAGCGCTCCCTCATCGGCGCCTGGTGCTTCCTCGACCACTACGGACCGGACGACGTGTCCGAGTCCGGCGGCATGGACGTGCCGCCCCACCCGCACACCGGGCTGCAGACCGTCAGCTGGCTGTTCTCGGGGACCATCGAGCACCGCGACAGCGCCGGGTTCCACGCCGACGTGCGACCCGGGGAGCTCAACCTCATGACGTCGGGCCGCGGCATCAGCCACTCCGAGCGCTCCACGCACGACACGACGGTGCTGCACGGTGCCCAGCTCTGGGTGGCGCTGCCGCAGGAGGCGCGCTTCGTCGACAAGACCTTCGAGCACTACGCCCCACCGACCCTCGAGGGCAGCTCCGACGGAGGTTCCTGGCGCGCGCAGGTGTTCCTCGGCAGCCTGCTGGGCTCCACGTCCCCGATCTCCACCCACACCCCGCTGCTGGGCGCCGAGCTGCGCCTCGACGCCGGCACGGTGCTGCAGCTCGACGTCGACCCGACGTTCGAGCACGGCGTGCTCGTCGACACCGGCGCCGTCCTCGCCGACGCCGACCCGATCGCGAAGGACGAGCTGGGCTACCTCGCCCCCGGCCGTGACCGCATCACGCTGCGCGCGAGCGAGGACAGCCGGGTGCTGCTCATCGGCGGGCCGCCGTTCGGCGAGCAGATCGTCATGTGGTGGAACTTCGTCGGCCGCAGCCACGACGACGTCGTGGAGTACCGCGCCGCGTGGATGGACGAGATCGACGGCAAGGCGGCCGGCGCCTCGTCCGACGGTCCGTACGGCCTGCCCGAGGGCGACCCCGAGCGTGCCCTCCCCGCCCCCGAGCTGCCCAACGCCCGCATCCGACCCCGCAGCTGA
- a CDS encoding GNAT family N-acetyltransferase has translation MSLPVEHDGIVVRHAPERHRYELVDGEDVIGHTDYRELEPHGTITHRDFVHTEVDDAYGGRGLASVLVQFALDDVRAAGLRIVPHCPYVAGWLRKHEGRFDDLVDWPA, from the coding sequence ATGAGCCTCCCTGTCGAGCACGACGGCATCGTCGTCCGCCACGCCCCGGAGCGGCACCGCTACGAGCTCGTCGACGGCGAGGACGTGATCGGCCACACCGACTACCGCGAGCTGGAGCCGCACGGAACCATCACCCATCGGGACTTCGTGCACACCGAGGTCGACGACGCCTACGGCGGGCGTGGGCTCGCGTCGGTGCTGGTGCAGTTCGCCCTCGACGACGTGCGCGCCGCGGGCCTGCGCATCGTGCCGCACTGCCCCTACGTCGCGGGGTGGCTGCGCAAGCACGAGGGCCGGTTCGACGACCTCGTCGACTGGCCCGCCTGA
- a CDS encoding PGPGW domain-containing protein → MGVIDHGKTLALEVLGWIMVLLGLAAIFLPGPGLLLLFGGLALLSQRYEWARRRVEPVKDAALRTAAQGVQTWPRVALSLLGVVWLAGLGVVWGLRPPAPDWWPLRESWWLLGGWGTGATLIFSAAIALATIVYSFRRFRGRPMADVEREIAET, encoded by the coding sequence ATGGGCGTCATCGACCACGGCAAGACCCTCGCGCTCGAGGTGCTCGGCTGGATCATGGTCCTGCTCGGCCTCGCCGCGATCTTCCTCCCCGGGCCCGGCCTGCTGCTGCTGTTCGGCGGCCTGGCCCTGCTGTCGCAGCGCTACGAGTGGGCGCGCCGACGCGTCGAGCCCGTCAAGGACGCGGCCCTGCGCACCGCTGCGCAGGGCGTGCAGACCTGGCCACGGGTCGCGCTGTCGTTGCTCGGCGTCGTGTGGCTCGCGGGGCTCGGCGTCGTGTGGGGGCTGCGTCCGCCGGCCCCCGACTGGTGGCCGCTGCGCGAGTCCTGGTGGCTGCTCGGCGGCTGGGGCACCGGCGCCACGCTCATCTTCTCCGCCGCCATCGCGCTCGCCACGATCGTCTACAGCTTCCGCCGCTTCCGCGGCCGCCCGATGGCCGACGTCGAGCGCGAGATCGCCGAGACCTAA
- a CDS encoding S-(hydroxymethyl)mycothiol dehydrogenase yields MPQTVKAVVARSKGAPVTVENIVVPDPGPGEAVVAVQACGVCHTDLHYREGGINDEFPFLLGHEAAGVVESVGEGVTEVAPGDFVVLNWRAVCGDCRACKRGRPQYCFSTFNAEQKMTLEDGTELSPALGIGAFAEKTLVAAGQCTKVDPEADPAAVGLLGCGVMAGIGAAINTGNVGRGDSVAVIGCGGVGIAAVAGARLAGAAKIIAVDLDPRKLEQATALGATHTIDASKDDVVTKVQELTDTFGADVVIEAVGRPETWEQAFYARDLAGTVVLVGVPTPDMKVPELPLIDVFGRGGSLKSSWYGDCLPSRDFPMLVDLYRQGRLDLDAFVTERIGIDDVEAAFDKMHGGDVLRSVVMI; encoded by the coding sequence ATGCCGCAGACCGTCAAGGCCGTCGTCGCCCGCAGCAAGGGCGCACCCGTCACCGTCGAGAACATCGTCGTGCCCGACCCGGGGCCCGGTGAGGCGGTCGTGGCCGTCCAGGCCTGCGGGGTCTGCCACACCGACCTGCACTACCGCGAGGGCGGAATCAACGACGAGTTCCCGTTCCTGCTCGGCCACGAGGCCGCGGGTGTCGTGGAGTCCGTCGGCGAGGGTGTCACCGAGGTGGCCCCGGGCGACTTCGTGGTGCTCAACTGGCGTGCCGTGTGCGGTGACTGCCGGGCCTGCAAGCGGGGCCGCCCGCAGTACTGCTTCTCCACCTTCAACGCCGAGCAGAAGATGACGCTGGAGGACGGCACCGAGCTCTCTCCGGCGCTCGGGATCGGCGCCTTCGCCGAGAAGACCCTCGTGGCTGCCGGCCAGTGCACCAAGGTCGATCCCGAGGCCGACCCGGCCGCCGTCGGGCTGCTCGGCTGCGGCGTGATGGCCGGCATCGGCGCGGCGATCAACACCGGCAACGTGGGTCGCGGTGACTCCGTGGCCGTCATCGGCTGCGGCGGCGTGGGCATCGCCGCGGTCGCCGGAGCACGTCTGGCCGGAGCGGCCAAGATCATCGCCGTGGACCTCGACCCGCGCAAGCTCGAGCAGGCCACGGCCCTCGGTGCCACGCACACGATCGACGCGTCCAAGGACGACGTGGTCACCAAGGTGCAGGAGCTCACCGACACGTTCGGCGCCGACGTCGTGATCGAGGCGGTCGGCCGCCCCGAGACCTGGGAGCAGGCCTTCTACGCCCGTGACCTCGCCGGCACCGTGGTCCTGGTCGGCGTGCCCACGCCGGACATGAAGGTCCCCGAGCTGCCGCTCATCGACGTGTTCGGCCGTGGCGGCTCGCTCAAGTCCAGCTGGTACGGCGACTGCCTGCCGAGCCGCGACTTCCCGATGCTCGTCGACCTGTACCGCCAGGGCCGGCTCGACCTCGACGCCTTCGTCACCGAGCGCATCGGCATCGACGACGTCGAGGCCGCGTTCGACAAGATGCACGGCGGCGACGTCCTGCGTTCGGTGGTGATGATCTGA
- a CDS encoding MBL fold metallo-hydrolase: MSARVTKVVTSGQFALDGGSWDVDNNVWIVGDDSEVVVVDAPHDAEAIAAAVDGRTVRAIVLTHGHNDHLNASVQLRELTGAPIWFPSADTMLWEAEHGTDVRPDHDLTDGTTFEVAGSTLRAVATPGHSPGSTCLYSEDLGVLFSGDTLFNGGPGATGRSYSSFDTIVASIREHLLTLPDDTVVHTGHGDDTRIGDEAPQLQDWIDRGH; this comes from the coding sequence ATGTCGGCACGGGTCACGAAGGTCGTCACGTCGGGGCAGTTCGCGCTCGACGGCGGCAGCTGGGACGTCGACAACAACGTGTGGATCGTCGGTGACGACAGCGAGGTGGTCGTCGTCGACGCACCGCACGACGCCGAGGCCATCGCCGCGGCGGTCGACGGTCGCACGGTGCGGGCCATCGTGCTCACGCACGGTCACAACGACCACCTGAACGCCTCGGTGCAGCTGCGCGAGCTCACCGGCGCCCCCATCTGGTTCCCGTCGGCCGACACGATGCTGTGGGAGGCCGAGCACGGCACCGACGTGCGACCGGACCACGACCTCACCGACGGCACGACGTTCGAGGTGGCCGGCAGCACGCTGCGGGCCGTCGCCACCCCGGGCCACTCCCCCGGCAGCACCTGCCTCTACAGCGAGGACCTCGGCGTCCTGTTCAGCGGTGACACGTTGTTCAACGGCGGGCCCGGTGCCACGGGACGCAGCTACTCCAGCTTCGACACGATCGTCGCGTCCATCCGTGAACACCTGCTGACGCTGCCCGACGACACCGTCGTGCACACCGGCCACGGCGACGACACGCGGATCGGTGACGAGGCGCCCCAGCTGCAGGACTGGATCGACCGAGGCCACTGA
- a CDS encoding TetR/AcrR family transcriptional regulator: protein MPRAGLTRSLVLDAAADLADQVGFEGVTPSAVARAVGIRTPSLYAHVDGAGALRDGITVRALDEMADAASRNVAGRSRGSALRALADAYRDYARVHPGRYAATRRRLAPGHDGVEAGRRHTELLASVLRGYGLPEEDHVHAVRLIGSTVHGFIALEAAGSFDHSDPETDVSWDRVVDVLHGALDAWPAV, encoded by the coding sequence GTGCCCCGTGCCGGACTCACTCGCTCGCTCGTCCTCGATGCCGCCGCCGACCTCGCCGACCAGGTCGGCTTCGAGGGGGTGACGCCGTCCGCCGTCGCGCGCGCCGTGGGCATCCGCACGCCGAGCCTGTACGCGCACGTCGACGGCGCCGGGGCCCTGCGCGACGGCATCACGGTGAGGGCGCTCGACGAGATGGCCGACGCGGCGTCGAGGAACGTCGCCGGCCGCTCCAGGGGGTCGGCGCTGCGCGCCCTGGCCGACGCCTACCGCGACTACGCGCGCGTCCACCCCGGCCGGTACGCAGCGACCCGACGCCGGCTGGCCCCCGGCCACGACGGCGTCGAGGCGGGGCGACGCCACACCGAGCTGCTCGCCTCGGTGCTGCGGGGCTACGGCCTGCCGGAGGAGGACCACGTGCACGCCGTGCGGCTGATCGGCAGCACCGTCCACGGGTTCATCGCCCTCGAGGCCGCCGGGTCCTTCGACCACAGCGACCCCGAGACCGACGTCAGCTGGGACCGAGTGGTCGACGTTCTGCATGGCGCACTCGACGCCTGGCCCGCCGTCTGA
- a CDS encoding FBP domain-containing protein, which yields MQPLSVDQVRACFVNSSRSKVASMTLPAPWPPDRLEERDYLGWVDAKAPQRAYVVLGEDISDEPVGIELRVGTSAGPARTTLCDWCRTDDGTSTARLLVARRAGARGRAGDTVGQYVCGDLACWKRVRRPLKPHEKSVTGAPDLRVDDLRSRVLEFVERVRAT from the coding sequence ATGCAACCGCTCTCCGTCGACCAGGTCCGCGCCTGCTTCGTGAACAGCTCGCGCAGCAAGGTCGCCTCCATGACGCTGCCCGCGCCGTGGCCGCCCGACCGCCTCGAGGAGCGCGACTACCTCGGCTGGGTCGACGCCAAGGCCCCGCAGCGCGCCTACGTGGTGCTGGGTGAGGACATCAGTGACGAGCCCGTGGGCATCGAGCTGCGGGTCGGCACGTCCGCCGGGCCGGCGCGGACGACCTTGTGCGACTGGTGCCGCACCGACGACGGCACGTCCACGGCGCGGCTGCTGGTCGCCCGACGGGCGGGCGCACGGGGCCGGGCCGGTGACACGGTCGGGCAGTACGTGTGCGGCGACCTCGCCTGCTGGAAGCGCGTACGCCGACCGCTCAAGCCGCACGAGAAGTCGGTCACGGGCGCGCCCGACCTGCGGGTGGACGACCTGCGCTCGCGGGTGCTCGAGTTCGTCGAGCGGGTGCGTGCGACCTGA
- a CDS encoding DUF3618 domain-containing protein, with amino-acid sequence MSERDQLEAEIAATREHLAETVDALGDKLDVKSRAQDAVAEADKGRVAVLAGAAVAAVVGIVLLRRG; translated from the coding sequence ATGAGCGAGCGCGACCAGCTGGAGGCCGAGATCGCGGCCACCCGAGAGCACCTGGCCGAGACGGTCGACGCCCTGGGCGACAAGCTCGACGTGAAGTCGCGCGCGCAGGACGCCGTGGCCGAGGCCGACAAGGGCCGTGTCGCGGTGCTGGCCGGGGCCGCCGTGGCCGCGGTGGTCGGCATCGTGCTGCTGCGTCGCGGCTGA
- a CDS encoding phage holin family protein, producing MTAAPQDESTGRLIAQATEDISTLIRAEMALAKDDLAQAGKRVGVGAGLFGAAGVIALYGLGVLLSAAVLGLANVTDPWLAALIVAVALFVVAGAAALLGKSNVSKVAQAPAARVESVQADVAAAKGNPS from the coding sequence GTGACCGCGGCGCCGCAGGACGAGTCCACCGGCCGCCTGATCGCGCAGGCCACCGAGGACATCTCGACCCTCATCCGCGCCGAGATGGCCTTGGCCAAGGACGACCTCGCGCAGGCCGGCAAGCGGGTCGGCGTGGGTGCCGGCCTGTTCGGCGCCGCCGGCGTGATCGCGCTCTACGGCCTCGGCGTGCTGCTCAGCGCCGCCGTGCTGGGTCTGGCCAACGTGACCGACCCGTGGCTCGCCGCGCTCATCGTGGCGGTCGCCCTATTCGTGGTGGCCGGCGCGGCCGCCCTGCTGGGCAAGAGCAACGTCTCGAAGGTCGCGCAGGCTCCTGCCGCGCGCGTCGAGAGCGTGCAGGCCGACGTCGCCGCAGCGAAGGGGAACCCGTCATGA
- a CDS encoding FAD-binding dehydrogenase — protein MDQKSFEPDVIVVGAGLAGLVATHELVLAGRSVLVVEQENRSNLGGQAFWSLGGLFLVDSPEQRRMGIKDSPELALQDWFGSAAFESPADDATGHDAWGRRWAEAYVHFAATEKRQYLRDLGLKVLPIVGWAERGSGSASGHGNSVPRFHLTWGTGPEVVRVFAEPVLAAERAGRVRFAFRRQVDDLVVEGGSVVGVRGTELEPDESDRGVASSRTPVGTFEERAAAVVVTSGGIGHNRDLMRESWPTHRLGPAPEHMILGVPAHVDGRMLAITESAGGRVVNRDRMWAYTEGVHNWDPIWPDHAIRIIPGPSSLWFDATGHRLPAPNFPGFDTMGTMKEILATGHDYSWLVLTQSIIEKEFALSGSEQNPDITGKDLKFLAQTRLAKGAPEPVEKFKQHGEDFVVAHTLAELVEGMNARSRGGATIDLATLEQQVVERDREIDNAFSKDLQLMAVHNARRSRTDKIVRVAKPHKILDPEHGPLIAVRLNILSRKTLGGLQTDLESRVLDDSGMPVPGLYAAGEVAGFGGGGVHGHNALEGTFLGGCIFSGRAAGRSLGRRLS, from the coding sequence GTGGACCAGAAGAGCTTCGAACCTGACGTGATCGTGGTGGGTGCCGGACTGGCGGGGCTGGTGGCGACGCACGAGCTGGTGCTGGCCGGCCGCAGCGTGCTGGTCGTCGAGCAGGAGAACCGGTCGAACCTCGGCGGGCAGGCCTTCTGGTCGCTCGGCGGGCTGTTCCTCGTCGACTCCCCGGAGCAGCGGCGCATGGGCATCAAGGACTCGCCCGAGCTCGCCCTGCAGGACTGGTTCGGCTCCGCAGCGTTCGAGAGCCCGGCCGACGACGCGACCGGGCACGACGCCTGGGGCCGACGCTGGGCGGAGGCGTACGTGCACTTCGCGGCCACCGAGAAGCGCCAGTACCTGCGCGACCTCGGCCTCAAGGTCCTGCCGATCGTGGGCTGGGCCGAGCGCGGCAGCGGCAGCGCGAGCGGGCACGGGAACTCCGTCCCGCGGTTCCACCTCACGTGGGGCACCGGTCCCGAGGTCGTGCGCGTGTTCGCCGAGCCCGTGCTGGCAGCCGAGCGCGCCGGGCGGGTGCGGTTCGCCTTCCGCCGCCAGGTCGACGACCTGGTCGTCGAGGGCGGATCGGTGGTCGGCGTGCGCGGCACCGAGCTGGAGCCGGACGAGTCCGACCGTGGCGTCGCGTCGTCGCGCACCCCGGTCGGCACGTTCGAGGAGCGCGCCGCCGCCGTGGTGGTCACGTCCGGCGGCATCGGCCACAACCGCGACCTGATGCGGGAGTCCTGGCCCACCCACCGCCTCGGGCCCGCGCCGGAGCACATGATCCTCGGCGTGCCCGCCCACGTGGACGGCCGCATGCTCGCCATCACCGAGTCCGCCGGCGGACGCGTGGTCAACCGCGACCGCATGTGGGCCTACACCGAGGGCGTGCACAACTGGGACCCGATCTGGCCCGACCACGCCATCCGCATCATCCCCGGCCCGTCGTCGCTCTGGTTCGACGCGACCGGGCACCGTCTCCCGGCGCCGAACTTCCCGGGGTTCGACACGATGGGCACGATGAAGGAGATCCTGGCGACGGGCCACGACTACTCCTGGCTCGTGCTCACCCAGTCGATCATCGAGAAGGAGTTCGCGCTGTCGGGCTCGGAGCAGAACCCCGACATCACCGGCAAGGACCTGAAGTTCCTCGCCCAGACGCGGCTCGCGAAGGGCGCACCGGAGCCGGTCGAGAAGTTCAAGCAGCACGGCGAGGACTTCGTCGTCGCGCACACGCTGGCCGAGCTGGTCGAGGGGATGAACGCGAGGAGCCGCGGCGGGGCCACGATCGACCTCGCCACGCTGGAGCAGCAGGTGGTGGAGCGGGACCGTGAGATCGACAACGCGTTCAGCAAGGACTTGCAGCTCATGGCCGTGCACAACGCGCGGCGCTCGCGCACCGACAAGATCGTGCGCGTGGCCAAGCCGCACAAGATCCTCGACCCCGAGCACGGTCCGCTGATCGCCGTCCGGCTGAACATCCTGTCGCGCAAGACGCTGGGCGGGCTGCAGACCGACCTCGAGTCCCGCGTGCTCGACGACAGCGGCATGCCCGTGCCCGGCCTCTACGCGGCCGGCGAGGTCGCGGGCTTCGGCGGTGGCGGGGTCCACGGACACAACGCCCTGGAGGGCACCTTCCTCGGCGGGTGCATCTTCTCCGGCCGTGCGGCGGGGCGATCGCTCGGACGACGTCTGTCCTGA
- a CDS encoding oxygenase MpaB family protein — protein MKPLTSARSTLGATIFARVAGDEGPARRERIMFAPGPRRFAPDSAIATVHGDASMFVGGIRALLLQSLHPLAMAAVDQHSGFRGDPWGRLQRTSGFLAVTTFGTDADAARAIRAVRAVHDTIEGVAPDGRPYRASDPHLLRWVHVAEVDSFLRAHDRYGHQPLDAEGRDAYVREAAVVARELGASDVPESVAELEAALEAFRPELESTEAARRTVRYLLVHPPVPLAIRVPYGVLAAAGVGLMPRWSRWPLRLPWLPVAEASAVRLGGEVVTRSIRWAMTPPEHPVEA, from the coding sequence ATGAAGCCGCTGACCTCTGCACGCTCGACCCTCGGAGCGACGATCTTCGCGCGAGTCGCGGGCGACGAGGGGCCGGCCCGACGCGAGCGGATCATGTTCGCGCCCGGACCGCGCCGATTCGCTCCCGACTCCGCGATCGCGACGGTCCACGGCGACGCGTCGATGTTCGTGGGTGGCATCCGTGCGCTGCTGCTGCAGTCGCTGCACCCGCTCGCGATGGCAGCGGTCGACCAGCACTCCGGCTTCCGCGGCGACCCTTGGGGCCGGCTCCAGCGCACGAGCGGCTTCCTCGCGGTCACGACCTTCGGCACCGACGCCGACGCAGCGCGGGCCATCCGCGCGGTGCGCGCCGTGCACGACACGATCGAGGGCGTCGCACCCGACGGCCGGCCGTACCGGGCCTCGGACCCGCACCTGCTGCGCTGGGTGCACGTGGCCGAGGTCGACAGCTTCCTGCGCGCCCACGACCGGTACGGACACCAGCCGCTGGACGCCGAGGGGCGCGACGCCTACGTCCGCGAGGCCGCCGTGGTGGCACGCGAGCTCGGGGCGAGCGACGTCCCGGAGTCGGTCGCCGAGCTGGAGGCCGCCCTCGAGGCGTTCCGGCCGGAGCTCGAGAGCACCGAGGCGGCCCGACGAACCGTGCGGTACCTGCTCGTCCACCCGCCCGTGCCGCTGGCCATCCGCGTCCCGTACGGCGTGCTCGCCGCGGCCGGCGTCGGGCTGATGCCGCGCTGGTCGCGCTGGCCGCTTCGCCTGCCCTGGCTCCCGGTGGCCGAGGCGAGTGCCGTCCGGCTGGGCGGCGAGGTGGTGACCCGGTCCATCCGCTGGGCCATGACGCCGCCCGAGCACCCGGTCGAGGCCTGA